A region from the Mya arenaria isolate MELC-2E11 chromosome 2, ASM2691426v1 genome encodes:
- the LOC128246493 gene encoding uncharacterized protein LOC128246493, protein MFLCTLAALFAVTWGAHQHPTTTTPIPKTDHELIQDLLAENAALRGRLGTMEQGVGDLSRQVMLQQLFVEERIRSDGSSGLKQVRNQQSGERSYLTADYATMGSVAGIHEHINNIRTVGMGELNVVLNGVEFRTRHNDYRLYMPTTDRTYNGRREIPFPDVPPAVLAKLTVAEQVEEMKEWFKAFKMQDHSVRDYRKYFKPVLCYMEGGWTTNTKTLEEPFFSDRHHIDASSWFDLQDKVRFASYSGGKSSLENFAYLPTTIINVVNGTPEYAQWNYRIMCHPLKNDLPTSAFEMIDDVGERMKKGMPMSRYNETRLARFQLRRQIPTNRNSYIPRTYLWGLLDDLMYEIPGKDNYGANITDDSLGLTMYHVNSNTEPLEPVNTAYYNRMYKIVEKDAMGNKNVHRGFSDSNFFAAQTSNPRIAALSVDTCKDYRDHKTHHNVHNCTHYSQRYTWAIPLEIIYLTPLYEWNPHNFRHTTASGGPEIYSTTHNSQGQVRNGKLDADHAYNGTWDKGFYRTPIELFSTTKAVGADRADTAKASVGVLDPHGVVQKVAASGTHIILPNIEGVGKVRTRYPIMPVHADGEQSRKELDALKEMVMNMAKYSSLFEVEPTTVSNANTQYNQQPHMLKVTPTTQDPPGYHGHDLMITQADIEDMKKGQTVRGILTTTDQQHQHSIDIHMDAHGQYVMAACDGLPRCWDGHDTHLTLDF, encoded by the exons ATG TTCCTGTGTACGTTGGCGGCGTTGTTCGCTGTCACTTGGGGCGCTCACCAGCATCCCACTACGACCACACCCATACCAAAAACAGACCATGAACTCATACAGG ACCTGTTAGCGGAAAACGCTGCTCTTCGGGGGAGACTGGGGACGATGGAGCAAGGGGTTGGCGACCTGAGCCGCCAAGTGATGCTGCAGCAGCTTTTCGTTGAAGAGCGCATCCGCTCAGATGGCAGCTCCGGACTCAAACAG GTGCGAAATCAACAAAGCGGCGAGCGATCGTACCTGACAGCGGACTATGCCACCATGGGAAGCGTCGCTGGCATCCACGAACACATCAACAACATCCG TACCGTTGGTATGGGCGAACTAAACGTCGTTCTGAACGGTGTGGAGTTCCGGACCCGGCATAACGACTACCGACTGTACATGCCGACTACCGATCGCACGTACAACGGGCGCCGCGAGATCCCATTCCCTGATGTGCCGCCAGCAGTCCTCGCGAAGCTCACCGTCGCTGAGCAGGTCGAGGAGATGAAAGAATGGTTCAAAG CGTTCAAGATGCAGGACCATTCTGTCCGTGACTACCGGAAGTATTTCAAGCCTGTGCTATGCTACATGGAGGGCGGCTGGACCACGAACACAAAGACACTCGAGGAACCATTCTTCTCGGACAGACACCACATTGACGCCTCAAGCTGGTTCGACCTCCAGGATAAG GTGCGGTTCGCTTCCTACTCCGGGGGCAAGAGCAGCTTGGAGAACTTTGCCTACCTGCCCACAACCATTATTAACGTGGTCAACGGTACGCCCGAGTACGCACAGTGGAACTACAG AATCATGTGCCATCCTCTGAAGAACGATCTGCCCACTAGCGCCTTCGAGATGATTGACGATGTAGGAGAACG GATGAAGAAGGGTATGCCGATGTCTCGATACAATGAGACCCGCCTGGCCAGGTTCCAGCTCCGTCGCCAAATCCCCACTAACAGAAATAGCTACATTCCTAG GACGTATCTGTGGGGTCTGCTGGACGACTTGATGTACGAAATTCCGGGCAAGGATAACTACGGGGCCAATATCACCGATGACTCTCTTGGTCTGACCATGTATCACGTCAATTCCAATACAGAGCCATTGGAGCCCGTCAATACCGCTTACTACAACAG GATGTACAAAATCGTCGAGAAGGATGCTATGGGCAACAAGAACGTCCACCGGGGATTCTCCGACTCCAACTTCTTCGCTGCACAG ACGTCAAACCCGAGGATTGCGGCGTTGTCTGTGGATACATGTAAGGATTACCGCGACCACAAGACCCATCACAACGTGCACAACTGCACGCACTACTCCCAGCGATACACGTGGGCTATCCCCCTGGAGATCATCTACCTCACACCGCTCTACGAGTGGAATCCACACAACTTCCGTCACACCA CGGCATCTGGGGGTCCCGAGATTTATTCGACGACCCACAACTCCCAAGGGCAGGTCAGGAATGGGAAGTTGGACGCCGACCACGCCTATAACGGGACATGGGACAAAGGCTTCTACCGGACACCTATCGAATTGTTCTCCACCACCAAGGCCGTCGGCGCTGACCGGGCGGACACAGCGAAAG CTTCCGTCGGAGTTCTGGATCCTCATGGCGTGGTGCAAAAAGTGGCTGCTTCCGGTACGCACATCATCCTGCCAAACATTGAAGGCGTAGGGAAGGTGCGCACGAGATATCCCATCATGCCAGTGCACGCAGACGGCGAGCAAAGTCGGAAGGAACTCGACGCTCTCAAG GAGATGGTCATGAACATGGCCAAATACTCTTCTCTGTTTGAAGTAGAGCCAACCACCGTCTCTAACGCCAACACACAGTATAACCAGCAGCCGCACATGCTCAAG GTGACACCGACGACGCAGGATCCACCGGGCTACCACGGTCACGACCTGATGATCACGCAGGCGGACATTGAAGACATGAAGAAGGGCCAGACGGTGCGAGGAATCCTCACGACCACTGACCAGCAACATCAGCATAGCATCGACATCCACATGGACGCCCATGGCCAGTACGTTATGGCCGCGTGTGACGGTCTCCCACGCTGCTGGGACGGGCACGACACGCATCTCACCCTAGATTTTTGA